A region from the Clostridium beijerinckii genome encodes:
- a CDS encoding threonine ammonia-lyase, whose protein sequence is MMTLDKFEEAYEIVQKVILKTKLVYSDYYSDMTGNKVYLKPENMQKTGAYKIRGAYYKISTLSDEERNKGLITASAGNHAQGVAYAAKEYNAKAIVVMPTTTPLMKVNRTKAYGAEVILHGDVYDEACNYALELAQEKGYTFIHPFDDLDVATGQGSIAMEIIKELPTVDIILVPIGGGGLAAGVSTLVKLLNPNIKVIGVEPAGANCMQVSLKKGEVVTLPNVNTIADGTAVKTPGSKIFPYVKQNLDDVVTIEDHELIGAFLDMLENHKMLAENSGLLTVAALKHLDVKDKKVVSIISGGNMDVITFASLVQHGLIERERICTISVLLPDKPGELTNVSRVIAEAQGNIIKLDHNQFVSINRNNAVELDITMETFGHEHKDAIVKALIDNGYKPNLIQPKMIYQ, encoded by the coding sequence ATGATGACATTAGATAAATTCGAAGAAGCATATGAAATTGTGCAAAAAGTGATCTTAAAGACAAAATTAGTTTATAGTGATTATTATTCAGATATGACCGGAAATAAAGTTTATTTGAAACCTGAAAATATGCAAAAAACTGGGGCTTATAAAATTAGAGGAGCTTATTACAAAATTAGTACTCTTAGTGATGAAGAACGAAACAAAGGGCTTATAACAGCTTCTGCTGGTAATCATGCACAAGGCGTTGCATATGCAGCAAAAGAATATAACGCAAAAGCAATAGTAGTTATGCCAACGACCACTCCACTTATGAAGGTAAACCGCACAAAGGCATATGGTGCGGAAGTTATATTACATGGTGACGTTTATGATGAAGCCTGTAATTACGCATTAGAATTGGCACAGGAAAAAGGATATACTTTTATCCACCCATTTGATGATTTAGATGTTGCAACTGGTCAAGGCTCTATTGCAATGGAAATTATAAAAGAGCTTCCAACAGTTGATATTATTTTAGTTCCAATCGGTGGTGGTGGACTTGCTGCTGGCGTTTCCACCTTAGTTAAACTTCTTAACCCTAATATTAAGGTTATAGGTGTAGAGCCTGCTGGCGCAAATTGTATGCAAGTTTCACTAAAAAAAGGTGAAGTTGTTACGCTTCCAAATGTTAATACTATAGCTGATGGTACCGCGGTTAAAACTCCTGGTTCTAAGATTTTTCCATATGTAAAACAAAATCTTGATGATGTTGTTACAATTGAAGATCATGAGTTAATTGGTGCATTTTTAGATATGCTTGAAAATCACAAGATGCTTGCTGAAAATTCTGGTTTACTAACCGTTGCAGCACTTAAGCACTTAGATGTTAAAGATAAAAAAGTTGTATCCATTATAAGTGGTGGTAACATGGATGTAATTACGTTTGCTTCTTTAGTTCAACACGGCTTAATTGAACGAGAACGTATTTGTACAATCTCTGTTTTACTTCCAGATAAGCCAGGTGAATTAACAAATGTATCTCGAGTAATTGCAGAAGCTCAAGGTAATATAATTAAGCTTGACCATAATCAATTTGTTAGCATTAACCGTAATAATGCAGTTGAACTTGATATTACTATGGAGACCTTTGGTCATGAACATAAAGATGCTATTGTGAAAGCACTTATAGATAATGGCTATAAGCCAAATTTAATTCAACCCAAAATGATTTATCAATAA
- a CDS encoding uridine kinase, whose product MQDVMVIGIAGGSGSGKTTLSKKIKEVFNNEVIILCHDYYYKSNEGISLEERKKLNYDHPDSFDTDLLIYQLKNLKEGNTIYHPVYSFVEHTRLNETVEVKQTKVIIVEGILIFENKELCDLMDIKVFVDTDGDVRIIRRLLRDVQERGRDLDSVVNQYLSTVKPMHEEFVDPSKKRADIIIPDGGENVVALSMLLERIKNFINEN is encoded by the coding sequence ATGCAGGATGTAATGGTAATAGGTATAGCTGGTGGAAGTGGTTCTGGAAAAACTACTTTGTCAAAAAAAATAAAAGAAGTTTTTAATAATGAAGTTATAATTCTTTGTCATGATTATTATTATAAATCTAATGAGGGAATTTCTTTAGAAGAACGTAAAAAACTTAATTATGATCACCCCGATTCTTTTGACACTGATCTTTTAATTTATCAACTTAAAAATCTAAAAGAAGGAAATACAATATATCACCCAGTTTATTCTTTTGTTGAACATACAAGATTAAATGAAACTGTTGAAGTGAAGCAAACTAAGGTCATAATTGTTGAAGGAATATTAATATTTGAAAATAAAGAACTTTGCGATTTAATGGATATTAAGGTTTTTGTAGATACAGATGGGGATGTAAGGATAATAAGAAGATTATTGAGAGATGTACAAGAGCGTGGAAGAGATTTGGATTCTGTAGTAAATCAATACTTAAGTACAGTAAAACCTATGCATGAAGAATTTGTAGATCCAAGTAAAAAAAGAGCAGACATCATAATTCCAGACGGCGGAGAAAATGTAGTTGCTTTAAGTATGCTCCTAGAAAGAATAAAAAACTTTATAAATGAAAACTAA
- a CDS encoding HAD family phosphatase gives MKKVDAIIFDMDGVLIDSERLSLKCYQEVFKEYDYKIDEEFYVKFIGTNVKSIKARMEKEYGEDFPFDSIYEKKVKLTLEITDKNGVTIKPGVHELLDYLNKENYKVAVATSTRRKRALQLLEKAKIKDKVDFVICGDQVENSKPDPEIFLKAAKGLGVNPENCIVIEDSDAGITAAHAAKMIGIHVPDMKFLEDETKKLAFKICENLIKVKEYLEEV, from the coding sequence ATGAAAAAAGTAGATGCAATAATTTTTGATATGGATGGAGTATTAATAGACTCTGAAAGATTATCTTTAAAATGTTATCAAGAGGTTTTTAAAGAATACGACTACAAAATAGATGAGGAATTTTATGTGAAATTCATAGGAACAAATGTTAAGAGTATAAAAGCTAGAATGGAAAAGGAATATGGGGAGGATTTCCCATTTGATAGTATATACGAGAAAAAGGTCAAATTAACATTAGAAATTACTGATAAAAATGGAGTGACAATTAAGCCAGGAGTACATGAATTACTAGATTATTTAAATAAAGAAAATTATAAAGTAGCAGTAGCTACATCAACAAGAAGAAAAAGAGCACTTCAATTGTTAGAGAAAGCGAAAATAAAAGACAAGGTAGATTTTGTTATTTGCGGAGATCAAGTTGAAAATTCTAAGCCAGATCCAGAGATTTTCTTAAAGGCAGCTAAAGGATTGGGTGTAAATCCTGAAAATTGCATAGTAATAGAAGATTCAGATGCAGGAATAACAGCAGCACATGCAGCTAAGATGATTGGCATACATGTTCCAGATATGAAATTTTTAGAAGATGAAACAAAGAAATTGGCATTTAAAATATGTGAGAATTTAATTAAAGTTAAAGAATATTTAGAAGAAGTCTAA
- a CDS encoding heme ABC transporter ATP-binding protein — protein MSVLTVKNMNHGFGDRAIFEDVSFRLLKGEHVGLIGANGEGKSTFMNIVTGKLMPDEGSIIWSNNVRVGYMDQHAALTKGLSIRDALRDAFKYLFDLEAEMNSLYEKMGDCTEDELTKMLDRTATIQDLLDHNGFYVIDPKVEEVAKGLGLLDLGLDKDVDDLSGGQRTKILLGKLLLECPDILLLDEPTNYLDEEHVEWLKRYLQSYENAFILISHDIPFLNSVVNLIYSVDERKLARYVGDYNEFERIHAINKEKLEAAFEKQQKEISRLEDFVARNKANAATANMAKSRQKKLDKMDIIEISREKPKPEFTFKTARAAGKVIFETHDLVIGYDSPLTKPLNLYMERGQKIALVGANGLGKSTLLKSLLGIVKPISGQVNLGDYQYIGYFEQEDRKNNTKTCIEEVWEEFPGFTQYQIRATLAKCGLTSKQIESQIRVLSGGEAAKVRLCKILNTETNILILDEPTNHLDVDAKDELKRALQEYKGTILIVSHEPEFYRDIITETWNCEDWTTKIV, from the coding sequence ATGAGCGTACTTACTGTTAAAAATATGAATCACGGATTCGGAGATAGAGCTATTTTTGAAGATGTTTCATTTAGATTATTAAAAGGAGAACACGTTGGTCTTATTGGAGCTAATGGTGAAGGTAAATCAACATTTATGAATATAGTAACCGGAAAACTTATGCCTGATGAAGGTAGTATCATCTGGTCAAATAACGTTAGAGTTGGTTATATGGATCAACATGCTGCTTTAACTAAAGGGCTAAGTATAAGAGATGCTTTAAGGGATGCTTTTAAATATCTTTTTGATTTAGAAGCAGAAATGAATTCTCTATATGAAAAAATGGGCGATTGTACTGAAGATGAATTAACTAAAATGCTAGATAGGACAGCTACAATTCAAGATTTGCTTGATCACAATGGATTTTACGTAATTGACCCAAAGGTTGAAGAAGTTGCAAAAGGACTTGGACTTTTAGATTTAGGGCTTGATAAAGACGTTGATGATTTATCTGGTGGACAAAGAACTAAAATTCTTTTAGGTAAATTATTACTTGAATGTCCTGATATTTTACTTTTAGACGAACCTACTAATTATCTTGATGAAGAACACGTAGAATGGCTTAAAAGATATCTTCAATCCTATGAAAATGCATTTATATTAATTTCACATGATATTCCATTTTTAAATTCAGTAGTAAATTTAATATATAGTGTAGATGAAAGAAAACTCGCTAGATATGTTGGAGATTATAATGAATTTGAAAGAATACATGCAATAAATAAAGAGAAACTAGAAGCTGCTTTTGAAAAACAACAAAAGGAAATTTCAAGACTTGAAGATTTCGTTGCTAGAAATAAAGCTAACGCCGCTACTGCTAACATGGCTAAATCTAGACAAAAGAAATTAGATAAAATGGATATAATAGAAATTTCAAGAGAAAAACCAAAGCCAGAATTCACTTTCAAAACAGCTAGAGCTGCAGGTAAAGTTATATTTGAAACTCATGATTTAGTTATTGGATATGACTCTCCTCTTACAAAGCCACTAAACTTATACATGGAAAGAGGTCAAAAAATAGCGTTAGTTGGAGCCAATGGACTTGGTAAATCAACACTTTTAAAAAGTTTACTTGGAATAGTTAAGCCAATCAGTGGACAAGTTAATCTTGGTGATTATCAATACATAGGATATTTTGAACAAGAAGATAGAAAAAATAATACTAAAACATGTATAGAAGAAGTTTGGGAAGAGTTCCCAGGTTTCACTCAATACCAAATAAGAGCTACCCTTGCTAAATGTGGTTTAACAAGTAAACAAATTGAATCTCAAATAAGAGTTTTATCAGGTGGAGAAGCTGCAAAGGTTAGACTTTGTAAAATTCTAAATACTGAAACAAACATACTAATCTTAGATGAACCTACAAACCATCTAGATGTAGATGCAAAAGATGAACTCAAAAGAGCATTACAAGAATATAAAGGTACAATCCTTATAGTATCCCATGAACCTGAGTTTTATAGAGATATAATAACTGAAACTTGGAATTGTGAGGATTGGACAACTAAAATAGTTTAA